One window of Pelobates fuscus isolate aPelFus1 chromosome 9, aPelFus1.pri, whole genome shotgun sequence genomic DNA carries:
- the LOC134573018 gene encoding olfactory receptor 8G50-like, whose protein sequence is MESKNQSLVRYFIIQGISGLPELQVPIFLLVLFLYILTLAGNMTILLLVCLDRHLHTPMYFFLCNLSILDMFSTTLTQHNVLVFFITKNNRVSYNTCITQMYFFGCFICDELLFLTAMSYDRYVAICNPLCYHMYMNNQVCALLALSCWLIGFIEVIPYIILLLGFSCYKSNIVNHFFCDLVPLMKLSCSDTSVLEILSLTEGFLLMTFTPFLLTFISYVFIIVSILKIRSSIGRRKAFYTCSSHLTVVILLYVTLFSQYLKPTATDTSESSKFVSLFNTAVVPLLNPLIYSLKNKDVKVALARRFKCNY, encoded by the coding sequence ATGGAATCTAAGAATCAGAGCTTAGTAAGATATTTCATTATACAAGGGATTTCCGGCCTCCCTGAGCTACAGGTTCCGATCTTTCTCCTGGTTCTGTTTCTGTATATCTTGACTCTGGCTGGTAACATGACCATCCTTCTCCTGGTCTGTTTGGATCGACACCTTCACACCCCCATGTACTTCTTCCTGTGCAATCTGAGTATCCTGGACATGTTTTCCACAACTCTTACTCAACACAATGTCCTTGTTTTCTTTATTACAAAGAACAACAGAGTTTCATACAATACCTGCATAACTCAGATGTATTTTTTTGGGTGTTTTATTTGCGATGAGTTGTTGTTTCTTACGGCCATGAGTTATGATCGATATGTTGCAATCTGTAACCCTTTGTGTTATCATATGTATATGAATAACCAAGTTTGTGCTCTCCTGGCCCTTAGCTGCTGGTTAATTGGATTTATAGAAGTAATTCcttacatcattttattactaGGTTTCTCATGTTATAAATCCAACATAGTTAACCATTTTTTCTGTGACCTCGTTCCTCTTATGAAACTCTCTTGCAGTGACACATCTGTTTTGGAAATCCTGAGCCTCACAGAAGGATTTCTCCTTATGACCTTCACACCATTTCTTCTTACCTTCATCTCTTATGTCTTTATAATTGTCTCCATATTAAAGATAAGATCCAGCATCGGGAGACGTAAAGCCTTCTACACCTGTTCCTCCCATCTTACTGTTGTCATCCTTCTCTATGTCACCCTCTTTTCCCAATACCTGAAACCAACCGCAACAGACACTTCGGAATCTTCAAAATTTGTTTCACTTTTTAACACAGCTGTTGTCCCATTACTAAATCCTTTAATATACAGTTTGAAAAATAAAGATGTGAAGGTGGCCTTAGCGCGAAGATTTAAATGTAACTAttaa
- the LOC134573459 gene encoding olfactory receptor 8G50-like translates to MESKNQSLVRYFIIQGISGLPELQVPIFLLVLFLYILTLAGNMTILLLVCLDRHLHTPMYFFLCNLSILDMFSTTVTQHNVLVFFITKNNRVSYNTCITQMYFYGSFICDELLFLTAMSYDRYVAICNPLRYHMYMNSRACTLLALSCWLIGFLEIIPYVLLLLNLSCYKSNIVNHFFCDLVPLMKLSCSDTSFLEILSLTEGFILISFIPFLLTFISYVFIIVSILKIRSSIGRRKAFYTCSSQVTVVILLYVTLLSQYLRPTSTDISESSKFFSLFNTAIVPLVNPLMYSLKNQDVKAALTRRMR, encoded by the coding sequence ATGGAATCTAAGAATCAGAGCTTAGTAAGATATTTCATTATACAAGGGATTTCCGGCCTCCCTGAGCTACAGGTTCCGATCTTTCTCCTGGTTCTGTTTCTGTATATCTTGACTCTGGCTGGTAACATGACCATCCTTCTCCTGGTCTGTTTGGATCGTCACCTTCACACCCCCATGTACTTCTTCCTGTGCAATCTGAGTATCCTGGACATGTTTTCCACAACTGTTACTCAACACAATGTCCTTGTTTTCTTTATTACAAAGAACAACAGAGTTTCATACAATACCTGCATAACTCAGATGTATTTTTATGGGAGTTTTATTTGCGATGAGTTGTTGTTTCTTACGGCCATGAGTTATGATCGATATGTTGCAATCTGTAACCCTTTGCGTTATCATATGTATATGAATAGTAGAGCTTGCACTCTCCTGGCCCTTAGCTGCTGGTTAATAGGCTTTTTAGAAATAATTCCTTACGTGCTGTTATTACTTAATTTATCATGTTATAAATCCAACATAGTTAACCATTTTTTCTGTGACCTCGTTCCTCTTATGAAACTCTCTTGCAGTGACACATCTTTCTTGGAAATCCTGAGCCTCACAGAAGGATTTATACTTATTAGCTTTATACCATTTCTTCTTACCTTCATCTCTTATGTCTTTATAATTGTCTCCATATTAAAGATAAGATCCAGCATTGGGAGGCGTAAAGCCTTCTACACCTGTTCCTCCCAAGTTACCGTTGTAATTCTACTCTATGTGACCCTCCTTTCCCAATATCTGAGACCCACCTCAACTGACATCTCAGAGTCCTCTAAATTCTTTTCACTCTTTAACACAGCTATTGTTCCTTTAGTAAACCCTCTAATGTACAGCTTGAAAAATCAAGATGTGAAGGCAGCATTAACTCGAAGGATGAGATAA
- the LOC134573419 gene encoding olfactory receptor 5AR1-like: MGQLNHTVVTYFIIKGISDEPKLQVPIFLLVLFLYLITLGGNMAILLLVCLDYQLHTPMYFFLGNLSIVDMSSATVVLHNTLIIFVTKNRTIPYVTCIAQMYFFGAFVNVELLILTAMSYDRYVAICNPLRYINVMNPKMYILLAIACWTLSLLEVLPHVVLLAEFTCYRSNIINHFFCDIMPVIKLSCSDTSVLETLFFNEGVFLLVLTPFLLTFFSYVFIIATILKIRSSTGRRKAFYTCSSHLTVVILLYTTLVLQYLRPISEDSLDYNKCFALFNTAAVPILNPLIYSLKNKDVKSGLRRRIYHIHCNTL, translated from the exons ATGGGACAGCTAAATCACACAGTGGTGACGTATTTCATCATTAAGGGAATTTCTGATGAACCCAAGCTGCAGGTGCCGATTTTCCTTCTAGTTCTGTTTCTTTACCTTATTACTCTTGGTGGTAACATGGCCATACTTCTACTGGTCTGTTTGGATTATCAACTTCACACTCCCATGTACTTCTTCTTGGGTAACCTGTCCATAGTGGACATGTCTTCTGCCACGGTTGTTCTACATAATACCCTTATTATATTTGTAACAAAGAACAGAACAATTCCGTATGTCACATGCATtgcacaaatgtatttttttggagCCTTTGTTAATGTTGAGTTATTAATCCTTACAGCTATGAGCTACGATCGTTATGTGGCCATCTGTAACCCCTTGAGATATATAAATGTTATGAACCCCAAAATGTATATTCTGTTGGCAATTGCCTGTTGGACTTTAAGTTTATTAGAGGTTTTGCCACATGTTGTTTTATTGGCAGAGTTTACTTGTTACAGATCAAATATAATTAATCATTTCTTTTGTGACATCATGCCTGTTATAAAACTTTCATGCAGTGACACGTCTGTTCTGGAGACTTTGTTTTTCAATGAAGGTGTTTTCCTTCTTGTCCTTACTCCCTTCCTACTTACCTTTTTCTCATATGTTTTTATCATTGCAACCATTCTGAAGATCCGTTCGAGCACTGGAAGACGTAAAGCCTTCTACACATGTTCCTCTCACCTCACTGTTGTCATCCTGCTCTACACAACCTTGGTCCTCCAATACCTAAGACCCATCTCAGAGGACAGCCTGGATTATAATAAATGCTTTGCTCTCTTTAACACAGCTGCCGTTCCCATATTAAACCCGTTGATATACAGCTTAAAAAACAAAGATGTGAAGTCAGGTCTAAGACGAAGGATAT atcacatccactgcaacaccctg